GGCGGTGAGCACCGCGACGCTGAGATCTGCGCGCAGTGGACGGCCGATGCGGGCCCGAAACCCCGCGGGGCGGCCCACGGACAGCCCGGCGAAGCCCGTCACCGGCGCGAACACCAGCACCATGCCGGTCAGCTCCGCACCGTCGAGTTCGCGCAGCCCGGCGCGAAACATGATGCGCCCACGCCCAATCGAGCGCGGTGATTCGGTGGGCACCACGCTGACGGTGGCGGTATCGCCGTGCCGGGCAGCGATCGGATGGTGGCGGGCGTCGTGGGACCGCAGCGCTATCGACAACCCGAACGCCGTGCCCACCACCGCGACGGCGGCCACACCCGCGACGCCCAGCCCGATCCCGTGGCGCGCACACCACCGTCCAGCCAGCACCGTCGCCGCGAGGGCGCCGAGCGCCACCACGACCAGGAACCCCGGGGGCCAGACGATGCCCGCCGCGGTCACCACCCAGCTGGTCAGTGCGGCGGGCACCAGCCGGATATCGACGTGGCGTTCTTCGGGATTCACACTCACGATTCACGCGACGACCAGGTCTCGGAGCTTGTCCAGTCGGGCCGGGCCGATACCGTCGACCTCGCTGAGCTGGTCGACACTGGTGAAGTGACCGTGCGCCTCCCGCCACGCGATGATCGCCGCCGCGGTGACCGGCCCCACCCCGGGCAGCGCGTCGAGGTCCTGGGCGGTTGCGGTGTTCAGGTCGACCGGCCCGTTCGGTGCCGCATTCGGCGCCTGCCCCGACTTCGGTGCGGCCGTCGAATTCGGTTCGGCGGGTCCGGCCGAGCTGACCGAACTACCCATCGGCGACGGCGATCCCGGTGGGGCGGCGAGCCCGACGATGATCTGTTCGCCGTCGACGACACGCCGCGCCAGATTCAGACCCACGAGATCGGCCCCGTCCACGGCGCCGCCGGCGGCCTCCAGCGCGTCGGCGATCCGCGCACCGGCAGTGACGGTCACCAGTCCGGGTGTGTGCACCAGCCCGACCACGCTGACCACCACCGGCCCGTCCGGTGGCTGCGGCGGGGACGGCGTCGCGCTCGCGGAGGAAACCATCTGGACGGCAGGCAGATTCGCCGCCGACACCGGCGGCCGGGAATCCCGCATCACGGTGAACACCGTTACCAGCACGGCGATCACCCCGACCGCGAGCAGCGCCATGACTCCGGCCCGGCCGGGGTCGGCCCGCAGCCCGGCGAGCCAGTCTTTGGCGGTGCGCTCCCCGGTATCGGGCAGCCAGCGGGCCAGCACGGTGTCCGCGTCCTCGTCGGCGTCGTTCCCGGGGTCCCGGTCGGTGCCGATGCGCCGCGACAGGCGTTGCGCGGGCGATTCGGTGTCCATGAGCCGACGGTAGGCAGCCGACCCGACTGCTCGGTCTCGTCACGGCACCCGGCGTTGGGAATTGTGGATGAATCGGCGACTGTGGATAACTCTGTCCTGAGGGGGCCGAGACCGACCCAGCGCGTCATGGCTTGTCGGACCTCCGGGCGAGAGTGTTGTCATGCCACCTCCGACAACACCGTTCGCCGAGAACTTCGTCGAACCACGGCTGGATGTGCTGTTCGCGGAGATCGCGGAGCTGACCGGGCAGCGCAATGCCATCGATGGTCGGTTGGTGGAGATCATCGCCGAGATCGACGGCAGAGGTGCGGCCGACGGCAACGCGCTGTGGGGTGCCACCGGATGCCGTTCGATCGAGGCCCTGGTCGCATGGAAGGCCGGGGTGACACCGCGCAACGCCGCGACCATGGTCGCGGTCGCCCACCGCCTCGATGAGTTGCCGCGTCTGGCAGAAGGATTGCGCGCGGGCCGGTTGTCCCTGGACCGGGTCGCGGTGATCGCCGAACGCGCCGCCGAAGGCTGCGATGACCACTATGCGAATCTGGTGCAGTACGCCACGGTGACCCAGCTGCGCACCGCGGTCAAGATGGAGCCCCGCCCCGAACCCGAGACCAAGCCCGAACCCAAGCGCGGGATCAGCTCCTATGACGGTGACGGGTACACCACCTACAAGATCCGGCTCCCCAAGCTCGACGCCGCGAAATTCGACGCCGCGCTGGCCTCACACAAGGACGCGTTGGTCGCGGACTGGAAACGGCACCACGACGACCCCGGTGCCGAGGCGTCCGATCAGGCGCCGCCGTTCCCGGACACCGTCGATGCGTTCATGAGCCTGATCGAGGCCGGCTGGGACACCGATGTCGCCGCGCGCCCGCACGGCGCGCACACCACGGTGGTGGCGCACGTCGACCTGGACCGCCACGCCGACAAGCCGGTCGCCGCCCTGCATCTGGGAGCCGCCCTCACCGATGAGGAACGCCGCTACCTGCTCTGCGACGCGACCTGCGAGGTGTGGTTCGAACGGCGCGGCACCCCGATCGGGGCCGGGCGGACCACCCGCACCATCAGCCGCCGGTTACGCCGCGCCCTGGAGTACCGGGACAAGACCTGTGTGGTGCCCGGCTGCGGGGCCACCCGCGGTCTGCACGCCCATCACCTCGTGCACTGGGAGAACGGCGGGGCTACCGAGCTCTCAAATCTGGTGCTGCTGTGCCCGTTTCACCACCGCGCACACCACCGCGGTGATATCACCCTCACCGGGCCCGCCGACCGGCTGGTGGTCACCGACAAAGACGGACAACCCCTGACCGGTGCGGCACTGGCCCGCCCACCGACCACCCCGCCCCCGGATGTGGCGCCCTGCAAAGGACCACTGGGCGAACGCGCCCAATGGTGGTGGTACACCCCCTACGAGCCGCAGCCACTGCCCGGCGGCCAGAGCGCACGCCCCCGCTGATATAGATCGAGTTGGTCCTTCTCAAATGCCTCCGGAGGTGTCAGGAAGGGATCTGTAACTGATTCCTTTTCGGGGTCCGCGTGTTGACGCACGTGGACCTCCTGACACACCCCGGAGGTGTTGTTGTGTCTGTGCATGTAGCTCCAGTCACGTCTTCCACGATCGTCGTTGCCGTCGATGTCGGCAAGACCTCAGCAGTGCTTTCGGTGACCGACGCGGCTCGCCATCGGCTGCTCGCGCCGTCGGAATTCGCGATGACCGGGTCGGGTTTGACCTCCGCGGCGGCTCGCGCGATGGCTGCCGCACCTGCAGCGGTGCAGGTCAAGGTGGGCGTGGAGGCGGCCGGCCACTATCACCGACCGGTGCTCGACTTTCGATGGCCCGATGGGTGGGAAGTATTGGAACTCAATCCCGCTCAGGTCGCCGAGCAGCGTCGCGTGCAGGGACGGCGCAGGATCAAGACCGACGTGATCGACCTGGAGGCGATCACCGAGCTGGTGCTGGCCGGGTACGGACGCCCGGTCACCGATCGTGATGTCGTGATCGGTCAGATCAGCGCCTGGGCGGTGCATCGGAGCCGGCGGGTAGCCACGCGTAGCGCGACGAAGAATCAGCTGCTCGGGCAGTTGGACCGGGCGTTTCCCGGACTGACCTTGGCTCTGCCCGACGTACTGGCCACCAAGATTGGCCGGCTGGTGGCCGCCGAGTTCGCTGACCCGGCACGCCTGGCCGGGCTCGGGGTCAACCGGTTGATCCGCTTCGCCGCGACCCGCGACCTGCAACTGCGTCGCCCCGTCGCTGAGCGGCTGGTCGCCGCGGCCCGCGATGCGCTACCGACCCGCGACGCCGTGATCTCGCGCCGGATACTGGCTGCTGACCTGGTGTTGCTGGGCGATCTGGACGATCAGATCACCGTCGCGGAGACCGCGCTGGCATCACTGCTGCCGCGCAGCCCGTACGCGACGTTGACTTCGGTGCCGGGCTGGGCAGTGGTACGAGTATCCAATTATGCTGCTGCCCTTGGTGATCCGAAACGCTGGCCGGGACCCAGGCAGATCTACCGCGCGTCGGGGCTATCGCCGATGCAGTACGAATCGGCTCACAAGCGTCGCGACGGCGCCATCAGCCGTGAAGGCAGCGTCGCACTGCGCCGCGCCTTGATCGACCTCGGTATCGGACTGTGGCTCAACGAGCCGGCCGCCAAGAACTACGCCCACGGACTCAAAGATCGCGGCAAGCCTGGCGGCATCGTCGCCTGCGCGTTGGCCCATCGTGCTAACCGCATCGCCCACGCACTCGTGCGCGACCATGCCACCTACGAGCCGACCCGCTGGGCCTAGATGCCCACCGTACCCACCCCCGGCGAAAGGACCGACCAGACCCTTCCACAACCCCCGTCGGTAGTGCCACGCTATGAGGACGGGACGAAGGGCCGGATCAGATGCCGTCCCCGCTATGGCGGACCCAGCCGGGTCACGCCGAGGCTAGCTTGGCACCCGGCCCTCCGCCTCCACGGCAGCCCGAACGACGCCAGATAACCCACCGAGGTTGTATACGTCAGCGTGGGCGCCAGGCACCCGCCCCCGACCCCGCAGCTACCACCGACAGCACGAAATCACGCCCCGGCTTGGGGCGTCGGCCCACCACGGGCCTCCAACACCCTTGACTCGCCCTACAGCCAGCTAGTCGCCGTGCGAGGCGAGGACCGCGATCTGGGCGCCGTCGGATCCGTCGACCAGCAGGTAGGTCACCGCGACCCGGCCCAGCTCCGCGCCGTCGACATCGTGGCGGACGAACACCCCGCGATACACGGCCGAGGACGCGTTCAGCCCGGTTACCTCGGCACTGATCAGTCCCGTGGACCGATAGCGCTGTGCACGCAGAACATCAATCTGCCCCTGCATCACCGCGGCCAGCTCATCGCGGGTGGCCAGACTGAGCACGCCTTCATCGGTGGTGAGCAGAAGCGGCACGGCGTAGCAGTCCAACAACTCGGCCACCGGCCGGTCGCCGCGGGCGGCCGCGGCGAAGATGTCCAGGTAATCGTCGAACCAGCGCCGCACCGCGCCGGTATCCATAGCCATGGTGGCATCATTTCACCTTTTCCACCCCCGGTGAACACTGCGCGAATAGTGTTCACGCCCATGAGTGCCTCCCGCCCCCTCCGGGTCATCCAGTGGACCACCGGCAATATCGGCAAACGCTCCCTGCACGCGATCATCGGCCGCGACGACATGGAGCTTGTCGGGGTGTACGCGCACGGCGCGGACAAGGTGGGCGTCGATGCCGCCGAGCTGGCCGGTTGGCCCGCCCCGACCGGGATCAAGGCCACCGGCGACATCGATGCGTTGCTCGCCCTGCAACCCGATGCCTGCTGCTACAACCCGCTGTGGCCCAGCATCGACGAACTCGTCGCCCTGCTGGAGGCCGGGGTCAACGTCTGCTCCAGCGCAGCCTGGATCACCGGGGGCAAGCAGACCCCGCAGGATCTGGAGCGGATCAGGAATGCCTGCATCACAGGCAATTCCACCATCTTCGGCAGCGGCGCCCACCCCGGCGTCACGAACATGGTCGGCATGGTGTTGTCCGGGTCGTGCGAGCGGGTCGACGAGATCCGGATCACCGAGTCGGTGGACTGTTCCACCTATGAATCCGCGGGAACCCAGACCGCCATGGGCTTTTCGCAAGATCCGGACACCCCGGGGCTGGCCGAGAGCGTGCGCCGCGAGAGCGAGGTGTTCGCCGAATCTGCGGCGATGATGGCCGATGCGATCGGAGCAACGTTGGACCGGATGACCTTCGATGTCACCTTCACCGCCGCCACCGGTGACACCGATCTGGGGTTCATGACGATCCCGAAGGGCACCGTCGGCGGTGTGATGGGCTATCACCGCGGCTGGGTCGGCGACCGTAACGTGGTCAGCGTGGGCTTCAATTGGACGATGGGCGACCATGTGGCGCCACCCAAACCGCTTGAGCACGGCCATGTCATCCAGGTATTCGGCATGCCCAACATGCGCACCGTTCTGCATTGCCTGCCGCCCGCGGATTGGACCGAGCCCGGGTTCATGGGATTGGGCATGATCTACACCGCGATGCCGGTCACCAACGCCGTGCCCGCGGTGGTCGCCGCGGCCCCGGGCATCGCCACCCTCAAGGATCTGCCGCCGGTCACCGGCCACTTCGCCGGCTGATCACTCCGCGAGGCTGACGCACGCCCCCACGGCCCCGGCGCCGACGTGCACGGCAAGCACCGCCCCCATGTCGCGGACCGTCAACGACTCCAACTGAGGCAGTCGGTCGGTCAGAGCCGCACCCAATTCCGCTGCGGCATCGTGATTGTCGACGTGGTGCACGGTGACCGTGGCAGACCGCTCCCCCACCAGGTCGACGATCGCATCCACCATGGCGGCATGCGCCTTGGACGTGGTGCGCACCCGCTGGGCCAACACCAGCCGGCCGTCGACGTCCAAGCGCAGCAACGGCTTCAGCGACAACGCGGTACCCAGCCAGGACGCCGCGGTCCCGATCCGCCCGCCCCGGCGCAGGTTGTCCAGTCGGTGCACGACGATGAACACATGCCCGCGAGGCACCGCGGCGCGGGCCGCGGCCTCGACGGCATCGAGATCGGCGCCGGCCTCCGCGGCGCGCGCAGCGGCCATTGCGACACACCCGACGCCCATCGCCGCCGACCGCGAGTTCACGACGCGCACCGCCGAGCCGAATTCCCGGGCGGCCGCCGCGGCAGAGGAGAACGTGCTGGACAGTGCCGCGGAAAGATGGACGGCGACAACACCGTCCCCGTCGCTGGCGGCCAGCGCCTCCCGGTAGGCCTGGGCCAGATCAGCCGGCGAGGCGCCCGATGTGGTCACCTGGCTGCGGTCGAAGATGTCGTTCGGGATCTCGTCGATTCCGTCGCGCAGGTCGGTGTCGTCGACCAGGACGTGCAGCGGCACCTGCCGGATCGACCACCGCCCGAGCTCCTCGGCCTCCAGGCGTGCCGACGAGTCCGTCACCACCTGGACGGTCATGACCGTTCAGATGTGTCCGGCTGGTACGCACCCGCCTCGGCGAGCCCCTTGAGCATCAGGTCGGCGACGGCCGCGTGCGCCTCGAAATTCCAGTGGATTCCGTCCGGGTTGCCCTGCCCGCTCATCACGTACTCGCCGACCGCGGCCTTGAGGTCCACCACCGGGACCTGGTGCTCGTCGGCCCATCCGGTGATCGCCTTGACGATGGGGGCACGCCAGCGATGCGACTTGCCGTAGGTCTCAGCGATGTGCACGGAAGGGACGGTCGCCACCACCGGGATGCCGGGCCGGTTGAAGTCCAGTGCCGCCCTGGTCATTTCCAGGTATTCGACGGTCAGGTGCGGCGGCAGCGCCGGCCGAGCCACCCGGGACAACCGGGGCTGCAGCCAGCCGTAGCCGTCACGCACCCAGCGCCGCAGGAACGGCGGGCGGACGTAGCGGATCAGTTCCCGCAGCGCGGTCGGCAACGGCGAGGGCAGCGAGTCCATGCCGGAGGTCGCGAAGATCACCGCGCCGGCGCGCGGCAGCGCCGCCCAGGACCGCGGATCCTGGGTCGCGGCCCACCACACGTCGCGGCAGGTCCAGCCGATCCGCCCGATCAGTTCGACATCCCAACCGAGTTGTTCGGCAACGATATTGGGCCAGATCCGGGGATCATCGGCGGGCAGTCCGCCGGTCGGCCCGTAGTAGGACAGCGAGTCGCAGAAGACCAGGAGAGTCTTCCGGCGGGCAGGAGCGGAATCCGATTGCGGCTCAGAGGACATCGTTGGCCACCTGCGCAGAGGCGTTCCACACGTCCAGGCGCCACTTGATCCTGTCGCCGACGTCGTGCCCGGACAGTTGCGCCCAGCTGGCGTTGCCCATGCCGCCGAGGACCGGCCAGTTGTCCACCGGCAGACCCAGCAGGGCGGCTGTCAACGCCGCGATCAACCCGCCGTGCGCCACCAGCACCACCGGCCGGTCCGGCGCGTCGACACCCCACCCGACCTGTGAGACAAGCAGTTCGGCGACCAGCGGAACGCTGCGCTCGGCCACGTCGACCCGGCTCTCCCCGCCGTGCGGCGCCCACCGGGCGTCGTCGCGCCAGGCCAGCCGGGCCCCCGGGGCGATATCGTCGACGTCGGTGTGGGTCAGACCCTGCCAATCCCCCAGATGGGTCTCACGCAGCCGTCGGTCGATGGACACCGGCACGCCCGATCGCTCGCCGAGCGCGGTGGCGGTGTCCAGGGCCCGGCGCAGGTCCGAGGACACGATCGCCAGGGGCTGACGCTTGGCCAGCACCTCCGCGGCGGCCTTGGCCTGCTCGCGGCCGAGATCGGTCAGGTCGGTGTCGAGCTGTCCCTGCATGCGGCTGCCGGCGTTCCACTCGGTCTGCCCGTGCCGCAACAGCACCAGTCGGCGCACACTCACCGGGCATCCTGGGGGCCGTCGTCGGTGTCTCCCGCGTCCCCGGTGTCGAGGCCGTCCAGGTCGACGGGAATGACCGGGCAGTCCCGCCACAGCCGCTCCAGTGCGTAGAACTCGCGTTCCTCGGTGTGCTGGACGTGCACCACGATGTCGACGTAGTCGAGCAGGGTCCAGCGTCCCTCCCGAGTGCCCTCACGCCGGGCGGGCTTGTGCCCGGCCGCGCGCATCTTGTCCTCGATCTCGTCCACGATGGCGTTGACCTGACGTTCGTTGGACGCCGAGGCGATCACGAAGCAGTCGGTGATGACGAGTTGCTCGGAGACGTCGATGACCAGGACGTCGTTGCCGAGCTTGGACGCGGCGGCGCGGGCCGCGACGGTCGCCATCTCGACCGCTTCCGGTGCGGCAGTCATGAACAAGCCTCCGATGTGTACAGGTTGCGTTTGGACACGTACTGGACGACGCCATCGGGCACCAGGTACCAGATGGGTCGGGATTGCCGGGCACGCAGCCGGCAGTCACTCGACGAGATCGCCAATGCGGGTACCTCCACCAGGGTAAGGGCGTCTTCGGGCAGTTCTTTCATGGCCGCGGCGATGTGTTCACCATCGAGCTCGTAGCCGGGCCTGCTGACCCCGATGAAGCGGGCGAGGGAGAACAGCTCCTCCCAGTTCTGCCAGGACAGGATCGAGCCCAGCGCGTCGGCACCGGTGATGAAGTACAGGTCGGTGTCCGCGTTCTGCGCGGCCAGGTCCCGCAGGGTGTCCTTGGTGTAGGTGGGCCCGCCGCGATCGATGTCGACCCGGCTCACCGAGAACCGGGGGTTGGCCGCGGTCGCGATGACCGTCATCAGGTAGCGGTCCTCGGCGGCGGCGACCCGGCGGTCCCGCTTCTGCCAGGGCTGCCCGGTCGGCACGAAGACGACCTCGTCGAGCTGGAACTGATCGGCGACCTCGCTGGCGGCCACCAGGTGTCCATGGTGGATGGGGTCGAACGTCCCACCCATCACCCCGAGCCTGCGCCGCATCGCCACGAACAGGCAGCTTACTGGAGTTCCGCGGGCGTCCCCGCCCGCGTGAAGCTGGTCCCGGTCCGGAACCAGCTTCACACCCCCGCCGGCCCGCCGGACTGGCGTGGCAACCGTCGATGGTGGCAAGCACGGAAAGTTGGCACCGGCGGTCATCATGGCGGGATCCGGCGCACCCGCACTACGCTGCACGCAAATGGGGGCTCAACTGCGCACCAGCGCGGGTTTCACAGCGTTGGTCTTTCTGGTCTGCCTGCTTTCGATCGCCACCAGGATGCCCGACACGCTGGCGGTGTTCTGGCCCACCAATGCGCTGCTGCTCGGTCTCCTGCTGCGCAATCCGACCGCGGCGACGCCATCGACGTGGGTGGGCGCCGCGGCGGGGTATCTGTTCGCCGACCTGGTCACCGGCTCCGACCTGCCCAGAGCTCTGCTGCTCAACTCGGCCAACATGATCGGTGTGCTGGTCGGTTTCTATGGGTTCCGTCGTCTCCGGAATCTCGATCTGAGCCTGACGCGCGGCTCGTCGGTCACATGGGTGGCTGCCGTCTCGGTGACCGCCGCCGGATCGGCGGCGACTGTCGGCGGGTTCATCGACGTCATACTGTTCGGTGACAGCTGGCCGCGAGGCGCGTTGTACTGGTTTGCCTATGAGTTACTGAACTACACCGTCGTCCTCCCGCTGGTGCTGAGCTCTCCGGCCATCCGGTTCCCGACGCCGGCGCACCGCCCCTCGGCAGAAGCGTTGGCACAGTTGCGCCTTCAAGGCAAGCGGGTCGCCGTCCCGCTCATACTCCTGCTCGCAACGGCTCCGGTGGCCTGGATGATGGGCGGCCTGGGGGCGCTCACCTTCTCGATGCCCGCCCTCATCGCGGCCGCTCTGCTCGGCCACGTCTTCATCACCACCCTGTTCATCGCTGTGGCGACGGCATGGGGCATCACCCTGGCGGTGTACCCGCCGAATGCGATGCCCACGATGCCGGAGGGTCCGATCAGCATCTCCACCCTGATCGGGCTGGCCTTGCTGGCCGGCGGACCGCTGGTCATCGCCTGCGCCACCACGGAACGCCAACGCATCTACGCGGCGCTGCACCTGGCCATGACCCGGGACGACCTGACCCGCGCCTATCGCCGCGACGAGTTCATGCGCCGCGCCGATATCGCGCTGGCCGAGGCCGCCCGGAGATCGCAACCGGTCGCCCTGCTGATGATGGATCTCGATCATTTCAAGCGGCTCAACGACACCTTCGGGCACGGTGCCGGTGATCGGGCACTCGCCGACTTCGCCGACACGGTGCGTGACTGCACCGACGAGACCGCGCTGTTCGCCCGGATGGGTGGCGAGGAATTCGCGGTGCTGTTACCGGAGGCGTCCCGGGAGACCGCCCTCGACATCGCCGAACTGATCCGCTCCCGCCAAAGGGCCGCGACCACAGGCGAGTTCGGCGACCTGGGAGCCACCGTCAGCGTCGGTCTGGTGTACGCGGCGGCGCCGCTGACCGATCTGCTGGCGGCTGCGGACGCGGCGCTCTACCGCGCCAAATCGAGCCGACGAGATACCGTCGTGGTCGCCGACGATCCGAATCCCACCGTGCCGGTGGGATGGCGCTAGACGGGCAGCAGACCGTCGATCACCGCGGCCAGCTGCTTGGCCGACCGGCACTCGTGCATGGGGATCAGGTCCTTGTAGCGCGGGACCGCCGAGTCGCCGCTGCCCCACAGGTGCTTGGGCTCGGGGTTGAGCCAGTGCGCGTGCCGGCTGGCGTTCACCATCCGGGTCAGTAGCTCGGTCTCCGGGTTGCGGTAGTTGTTGCGGCCGTCGCCGAGGATCAGCAGCGAGGACCTCGGCGATAACACGTTGGGGAAGTTCTGCGCGAAGGACACGAAGGCGTGTCCGTAGTCGGAGTGCCCGTCGCGGGTGTAGACGCCGGCTTCGCGGGTGATGCGCTGCACCGCCACCGCCAGATCGGCCTCCGGGCCGAACATGTCGGTCACCTCGTCGGTGGTGTCGATGAATGCGAAGATGCGGACCCGGGAGAACTGCTGGCGCAGCGCGGACACCAGCATCAGGGTGAAGTGGCTGAAACCGGCCACCGAGCCGGAGACGTCGCACAGCACCACCAGTTCGGGCCGGGCCGGGCGCGGCTTCTTGAGCACCACGTCGATCGGCACGCCGCCGGTGGACATCGATTTGCGCAGCGTCTTGCGCATATCGATCTGACCGTTCTGCGCGCGGCGCCGCTTGGCCGCCAGCCGGGTGGCCAGTGTGCGGGCCAGCGGCTGGACGGTCTTGCGCATCTGCCGCAACTGCTCGCCGGAGGCGCGCAGGAACTCGACGTTCTCGGACAGCTGCGGCACCCCGTACATCTGCACGTGGTCACGGCCGAGCTGTTCGGCGGTACGGCGTTTGGTCTCGGCCTCCACCATCTGACGCAGCTGCGAAACACGCTGCGCAGCCATCGCTTTGGCGATCTCTTCCTGGGTGGGGGTGGGCTCCTCGCCGTACGGTGCGAGCAGCCCGGCCAGCAGGCGGCCCTCCAGTTCGTCCAGCGCCATCGCCTTGAGCGCCT
This region of Mycolicibacterium diernhoferi genomic DNA includes:
- a CDS encoding vWA domain-containing protein is translated as MASRRTRPPQPLAPHGIPGHLVEFVEALRGVGIAVGPSETVDAGRVMTVLGLGDRSALREGLACAVLRRPDHRDTYDAMFDLWWPAAHGARTVVEDEPDPEADPEAMPPEDIEAMRAALLDMLGPGADLENFDDRLTAMIARIVEAYGRYNSSRGPSYSSYQALKAMALDELEGRLLAGLLAPYGEEPTPTQEEIAKAMAAQRVSQLRQMVEAETKRRTAEQLGRDHVQMYGVPQLSENVEFLRASGEQLRQMRKTVQPLARTLATRLAAKRRRAQNGQIDMRKTLRKSMSTGGVPIDVVLKKPRPARPELVVLCDVSGSVAGFSHFTLMLVSALRQQFSRVRIFAFIDTTDEVTDMFGPEADLAVAVQRITREAGVYTRDGHSDYGHAFVSFAQNFPNVLSPRSSLLILGDGRNNYRNPETELLTRMVNASRHAHWLNPEPKHLWGSGDSAVPRYKDLIPMHECRSAKQLAAVIDGLLPV